The Pirellulales bacterium genome includes the window CGAGATCAGGTTCGGCACGATCTCGGCCAGAGCGCGGCGACCATAATCGTCCAGCGCCGCGGGGTAATAAATGGCCGTGTCGTCGGTGAGCGGGCAAAAGCAAGTGTCGAGGTGATAGTAGTACGGGTCGACCAGTTCCAGCGGAATCACCCGCACCCCCAACAACGCGCCAATCGCTTGATGCCCGCGCGCGTCGCTGCGTATGCGGTAGCCCGCGAACAATGTGTCGCCGCAAAAGAGCGCGTCCCCGGCGCCTTCGAAGTAAACGCCCTCCGGCGCCGATTGCACGTCAAAGCCATCCTCGCCAAACCAGCGCTCGTCGAACGGCGTCTCGCGCTGCCGCACCGCATGTCGAAAGCGAGACACGACCGCCGTCCGCCCGTAGATCAACGCCGCGTTGGCGGTGAACACCAGGTCCGGCAGTCCCGGCGCCGGCTCCATGCACACCACTTCGGCGCCGGCCGCCTCAAGCTGCTTGCGCAGCCCCTGCCATTGCTGCCGCGCCCGCCGCGGATCACTCGGGCGCGACCGACTCATCCAGGCGTTGATCTCATACTCAATGCCGTAATAGTCCGGCGGGCACATCAAGATGCGGGCACGCGCGCTCATGCGGCCGGCTCCGCTGACTTCAGTTCACTGACCAAGGCGCGGAAAAAAGGCTCCACGTCGGTCACCAGTCCCACCGTCTGAAACGTCCCCCGGTCGCTCAACTTAATC containing:
- a CDS encoding amidinotransferase — translated: MSARARILMCPPDYYGIEYEINAWMSRSRPSDPRRARQQWQGLRKQLEAAGAEVVCMEPAPGLPDLVFTANAALIYGRTAVVSRFRHAVRQRETPFDERWFGEDGFDVQSAPEGVYFEGAGDALFCGDTLFAGYRIRSDARGHQAIGALLGVRVIPLELVDPYYYHLDTCFCPLTDDTAIYYPAALDDYGRRALAEIVPNLIS